One Methanolobus sp. WCC4 DNA segment encodes these proteins:
- a CDS encoding FAD-binding and (Fe-S)-binding domain-containing protein — MGNTIHELSDQQKEELADIFGKGVNFKDKERHFYTHDVGALPSLIKTMVGNSKPAAIVKVRNEEKAVELINFARKYKIPVVPRAGASSGYGGIIPTKGGIVADVTPMREIIDLDKDNLKVTVGAGAVWHDLEEKLNEEELALQAVPSSAMAATVGGWLAQNGVGYGSYEYGWSQDTMESARVVLPTGEVKDFSGAELGKIIGTMGTTGIITQVTLNLRKYEKTAAISAKFPDAASMKEAIKKVGERNIPIWAISFLNPQWAEMKNKSPYKTHYGETVEEHRPELPLSYICNFAYPESRDVSDLESVIKEAGGEKLPDEIAEHETQEWFRSMKVKRLGPSFIPAEVVVPVDKIDTMFTEIEKKIGLPVLVEGMVTKGDEAIMLCFMPHSERSFKYNLAFPLALSIVKIAEENGGRIYASGLYFASQAEKVYKDRFKTIQDFKKQIDPDDIMNPETMTGKSMINTGLSLAKTFEPMARAVGNMSGVGDQEFKDEKGLPGDIISHAYTCAQCGYCVNECDQYYGRGWESQSPRGKWFFIKEHLAGKMPLDQEQVDTFLACTTCEMCDHNCQLDLPIERSWMTLRENFVQKRGMMTIPPFEIMAQSLDNQRNIWASYREDRAKWLPDDLKAKIKDKAEIAYFAGCTASFVEKDVAIGTARLLDDAGIEFTYLGDKEACCGIPMLVAGKWDVFERILKMNIANMQKAGAKTVVTSCPACLLMWRTIYPQWAEKLGMSFDIEAKHYSEVLMDKLDVLKPKFKVPLNKTIAWHDSCHLGRAGAGVYEPPRELLKAIPGVKFKEMEHNRENALCCGSVVTLIDEPKVASKIGNVRLQEAVDQDADIMAALCPCCMVQFRIAAKENNVNMEIQDLGALAARSLGYDIPDSTNEALVAWSTFDKMIELMEPENMTEMMVELLPDMIAAMPAPMQAMMKTVKYVPGMDALMKPMMPKMMPLLMPSLMPKVMPKMLKAVEKRVPMPDHMKEQMPDLMPAAMGNLLPNMLPQIAPLLTPKMIEYIKAN; from the coding sequence ATGGGAAATACAATTCATGAACTTTCGGACCAGCAAAAGGAAGAGCTTGCGGATATTTTTGGAAAAGGAGTTAACTTCAAAGATAAGGAAAGACACTTTTACACACATGATGTGGGAGCATTACCATCACTCATCAAAACGATGGTCGGAAACTCAAAACCTGCTGCCATTGTAAAAGTAAGGAATGAAGAAAAGGCTGTTGAACTCATCAATTTTGCACGTAAATATAAGATCCCTGTGGTCCCAAGGGCAGGAGCATCCTCAGGATATGGAGGTATCATCCCGACAAAAGGTGGTATCGTTGCCGATGTAACTCCAATGAGAGAAATCATCGATCTTGATAAGGACAATCTCAAAGTCACAGTTGGTGCAGGTGCCGTATGGCATGACCTTGAAGAAAAGCTGAACGAGGAAGAACTTGCATTGCAGGCAGTCCCTTCAAGTGCCATGGCAGCAACCGTCGGAGGATGGCTTGCCCAGAACGGCGTGGGTTACGGAAGTTATGAATACGGCTGGTCACAGGACACCATGGAATCAGCAAGGGTAGTGTTACCGACCGGCGAGGTAAAGGATTTCTCAGGTGCTGAGCTTGGAAAGATCATAGGTACCATGGGTACTACCGGAATTATCACACAGGTCACACTTAACTTAAGAAAATACGAGAAGACCGCAGCCATCTCAGCAAAGTTCCCTGATGCTGCCAGCATGAAGGAAGCTATCAAAAAGGTTGGTGAGAGGAATATCCCGATATGGGCGATCTCCTTCCTGAATCCACAGTGGGCCGAGATGAAGAACAAGTCTCCTTATAAAACACATTACGGCGAGACGGTTGAGGAACACAGACCGGAGCTGCCACTTTCCTACATATGCAACTTCGCCTATCCTGAGTCAAGGGATGTAAGTGACCTTGAAAGCGTGATCAAAGAAGCAGGAGGAGAGAAGCTTCCTGATGAGATCGCTGAACATGAGACTCAGGAATGGTTCAGGTCCATGAAGGTCAAGAGACTCGGTCCTTCGTTCATCCCGGCAGAGGTTGTTGTACCGGTTGACAAGATCGACACGATGTTCACCGAGATAGAGAAGAAGATCGGCCTTCCGGTCCTTGTTGAAGGTATGGTGACAAAGGGTGACGAGGCGATCATGCTCTGTTTCATGCCACACTCTGAAAGGTCATTCAAGTACAACCTCGCATTCCCTCTCGCACTGAGCATTGTGAAGATCGCAGAGGAGAATGGTGGAAGAATATACGCTTCCGGTCTTTACTTTGCAAGTCAGGCAGAGAAAGTGTACAAGGACCGCTTTAAAACAATTCAGGACTTCAAGAAGCAGATCGACCCTGATGATATCATGAACCCTGAGACCATGACAGGCAAGTCCATGATCAATACGGGACTTTCCCTTGCAAAGACATTCGAACCAATGGCACGTGCGGTTGGAAATATGTCAGGTGTGGGTGATCAGGAATTCAAAGATGAGAAAGGACTGCCCGGAGACATCATATCCCATGCTTACACCTGTGCACAGTGCGGATACTGTGTCAATGAGTGTGACCAGTACTACGGCCGTGGCTGGGAATCACAGTCACCACGTGGCAAATGGTTCTTCATCAAGGAACACCTTGCCGGGAAGATGCCCCTTGACCAGGAACAGGTGGATACTTTCCTTGCCTGTACCACGTGTGAGATGTGTGACCATAACTGTCAACTGGACCTTCCGATCGAGCGCTCATGGATGACGCTCAGGGAGAACTTCGTCCAGAAGAGAGGCATGATGACCATTCCTCCATTCGAGATCATGGCACAGAGTCTGGATAACCAGAGGAATATCTGGGCCAGCTATCGTGAGGACAGGGCCAAATGGCTGCCTGATGATCTCAAAGCAAAGATAAAGGACAAGGCTGAGATCGCCTATTTCGCCGGTTGTACCGCATCCTTCGTTGAAAAGGACGTTGCTATCGGAACCGCACGCCTGCTGGATGATGCGGGAATTGAGTTCACATACCTTGGTGACAAGGAAGCATGCTGTGGAATACCAATGCTTGTTGCAGGAAAATGGGACGTTTTCGAGAGGATCCTGAAAATGAACATCGCCAACATGCAGAAGGCAGGTGCCAAGACCGTTGTCACTTCATGTCCTGCATGTCTGCTTATGTGGAGAACGATATATCCGCAGTGGGCTGAGAAACTGGGAATGAGCTTTGACATTGAGGCAAAGCACTATTCTGAAGTGCTCATGGATAAACTGGATGTGCTTAAGCCTAAGTTCAAGGTACCTTTGAACAAGACCATTGCATGGCATGACTCATGTCACCTCGGCAGAGCCGGTGCAGGTGTCTACGAGCCTCCAAGGGAACTGCTGAAAGCAATCCCAGGGGTCAAGTTCAAAGAAATGGAACATAATCGTGAAAATGCCCTTTGCTGTGGTTCTGTTGTGACACTTATCGATGAGCCGAAAGTGGCCAGTAAGATCGGAAATGTACGTCTGCAGGAAGCTGTGGACCAGGATGCTGACATTATGGCTGCACTATGTCCATGTTGTATGGTACAGTTCAGGATAGCTGCCAAGGAGAACAATGTCAACATGGAGATACAGGACCTTGGAGCCCTTGCAGCCCGCAGTCTCGGATATGACATCCCCGATTCCACGAATGAAGCACTTGTTGCCTGGTCAACCTTCGACAAGATGATCGAACTCATGGAACCGGAGAACATGACCGAGATGATGGTGGAACTGCTGCCTGATATGATCGCAGCCATGCCTGCACCCATGCAGGCCATGATGAAGACGGTGAAGTACGTACCGGGCATGGATGCACTCATGAAGCCAATGATGCCGAAGATGATGCCTCTGCTCATGCCATCCCTGATGCCAAAGGTCATGCCGAAGATGCTCAAGGCCGTGGAGAAGAGAGTCCCGATGCCAGATCACATGAAGGAACAGATGCCTGACCTCATGCCTGCTGCAATGGGTAACCTGCTGCCTAATATGCTTCCGCAGATAGCACCATTGCTGACGCCGAAGATGATAGAGTATATTAAGGCGAACTGA
- the pyk gene encoding pyruvate kinase has protein sequence MHLPDHKTKIVCTIGPASSSEDALRGLIHEGMDVARLNFSHGDLDDHRVIIRRIRKIADELNRVVAIMADLPGPKIRVGSIENEPMMLTSGLHVVLTPRDVKGKDSIIPVQYKQIAESVTPGSPIYLNDGFIQLDCKDIVDGDIHCDVVVGGPLFSRKGLNLPGSRILVSPITGRDLEIIDFGLREGITIFCLSFIESREDVIQVRNYAASQGKEVFLVSKIEREEAVKNIDSIIKESDAIMIARGDLGVEIPIQKVPIVQKDIIHKANLMSTPVITATQMLESMTEHIRPTRAEATDVANAIIDGTDAVMLSAETAVGKYPVETVRMMAMIAHSTEKWRDHTTIGLEMMKKAIQRMNPTVEDMISIQVNDALRSLPINYVMTPTVSGKTPRHISRFRPDVWILAFSRYTLTCEQLAMQYAVYPVLVKQKVSDWEVTAMDVLEKADLVGSGDMVILTQGQASGHGRPGGTNLLKFIEVK, from the coding sequence ATGCATTTACCTGATCATAAAACAAAGATCGTATGCACTATCGGACCTGCGTCATCTTCAGAGGATGCGTTGCGAGGCCTTATTCATGAGGGAATGGACGTTGCCAGGCTGAATTTCTCGCATGGTGACCTTGATGATCATCGCGTTATTATCAGAAGGATAAGGAAGATCGCTGATGAGCTCAACAGGGTGGTAGCTATCATGGCCGACCTCCCCGGTCCTAAGATAAGGGTGGGTTCAATTGAAAATGAGCCTATGATGCTGACATCGGGTTTACATGTCGTACTTACTCCAAGGGATGTAAAGGGTAAGGATTCGATCATCCCTGTCCAATATAAACAGATAGCAGAGAGTGTCACACCAGGCAGTCCTATCTATCTGAACGATGGTTTCATCCAGCTTGATTGCAAGGATATCGTTGATGGGGATATCCATTGTGATGTGGTTGTAGGCGGCCCGCTATTTTCCAGAAAAGGTCTCAATCTCCCCGGTTCACGGATACTGGTAAGCCCGATAACAGGAAGGGACCTGGAAATTATAGATTTCGGTCTTCGGGAAGGTATCACCATATTCTGCCTGTCGTTCATAGAATCCAGGGAGGATGTTATTCAGGTAAGGAACTATGCTGCAAGCCAGGGCAAAGAGGTATTCCTTGTTTCAAAGATAGAGAGAGAAGAGGCTGTAAAGAACATAGATTCAATTATCAAGGAGAGCGATGCTATCATGATAGCCCGTGGTGACCTCGGTGTTGAGATCCCTATCCAGAAGGTTCCGATAGTTCAAAAGGACATCATACACAAGGCCAACCTTATGAGCACTCCTGTTATCACAGCAACCCAGATGCTCGAGTCAATGACAGAACACATCAGGCCAACACGTGCAGAGGCAACAGATGTTGCAAATGCGATCATCGACGGGACAGATGCAGTAATGTTGTCAGCAGAGACTGCTGTGGGAAAATATCCTGTTGAGACGGTCAGAATGATGGCAATGATAGCTCACTCCACGGAAAAATGGCGAGACCATACAACTATAGGCCTCGAGATGATGAAAAAGGCCATTCAGCGCATGAATCCCACCGTGGAGGATATGATCTCAATACAGGTCAATGATGCTCTTCGCAGTCTGCCGATCAATTATGTTATGACCCCCACCGTATCCGGGAAGACCCCACGCCACATCTCAAGGTTCAGGCCTGACGTGTGGATACTTGCTTTCAGTCGCTATACCCTTACATGTGAGCAGCTTGCCATGCAATATGCAGTATATCCGGTACTTGTAAAGCAGAAAGTATCAGACTGGGAGGTCACTGCCATGGATGTCCTGGAAAAGGCCGATCTTGTAGGCTCAGGTGACATGGTTATACTGACCCAGGGTCAGGCATCAGGTCATGGCAGACCAGGTGGCACCAATCTTTTGAAGTTCATTGAAGTGAAGTAG